The nucleotide sequence CGATGGTGTAGAAGCCATCAGATGTCCCGATGGGCGACGTGACTTGCAGCGTCGTGGATGCGGTCGTGCCGGGACCGATCGTCAGCGTCGGCGCGGCGAAGACCGCCGCCCAGCCTGCGGGCACGGTGGTCGCCTGCAAGGTAAAGTCGGAAGCCGTGCAGCCCGCGTTGTCGTTGTTGGTGACTGAGACAGTGTAAACCACCGGAGTCCCGGCCGGAACCCACTGGCTTTGCGACGGCGAGAGGGCCACGGTCGGATTCGCTTGCACGCAGGCCACCGGCCCAAAGGTCACGTTGACGGCGGCGCTGGTGCTGCTCGCCCACGTTGTTGCGATCGTCACCCCAGAATCGGGATCGGAGAAGCTTTGGCCCACGTCCAGGGCGGGGTCGGACCAGGAGGAGGTCGCCGGCGTCATGTCCAGCAGATCGCTGCTGTTGCCGCTCGACTCGGACCCCATGGAGATGACGACACCGTTCAGGACATTGCTGTTGTTGGAGAGGAAGCTATCGAAGCCGATCGCTTGCCGCGACTCCACGTAATACCAGGTTTTCTTGCCGGTGCTCAGATCGGTGGATTTCAGGATCTTGAGCGCCTTGGGATTGATGCCAAGGGTCTCGGAGGGGTCAATCCAGTAGGTCCCGTCTCCGGAGACGGTCGTAATGGGCGGCGAACTGCCGTAGTTCAACCAGCCAAGCCGCTCCTTCTGGAAGGCGTTGAAGTGGCCCGACGAGGGGTTCCCCATGATGTCTACGGTATTGCCGTACTCGATGATGGAGCAACTGGGTCCCAGCGTCGTGGTGCCGCACTCCCAGGCACGCGAGTGCCAGAGGCCGAGGTTATGCCCCATCTCGTGACCGACGACCTTCAGCGCAAAGCTCCCGTTGATCCAGGCCTGGGAGGGATTGCCGCCGACCGACCCGAGACCCCACCAGCCACAGCCGGTGTTGTTAGGGAAGGCATAGACGTAACGGCTATAGGCGGAGAGATTGACCCTCGCCGCCGTGGCGGCCGACTTCGCCTGGCTTGCCAGGGTGTTGTAGTCGCAGACTGTGGAAAGCAGCGAGATGGTGTACCAGCCGCGGACGTCCGCAACCTGTCCCGAATCGACCACCGGTGTCAGCCAAGTCTGCTGAAAGGAACCCTCCAGGTCGAAGTTGCTCGTTGTGGTCATCACGCCCTGGGCGGAGGCCGGCGTGTACGGCTGAGTGGCCTTGTCTTGAAAGTTGACCAGCATCACGAGGGTCTTCTGTCCCCCGAAGGTGTTCGGCAGGGCCGCCGCGATGGTCTGTACGCTGCTGCCCCATGACTGCAGCGCGATGGCCCGCTCGACGCGGACGCCGGTGACACGGACCTGAGAGCCGGTCTCGAGATGCGTCGGCGCGTCGGCTGCGAAGTGCAGCGTAAAGCGCTCGCCGAGGGCCTCGAGGAAATAGAGGTAGCGGCTGCCCTGGTACCGGTCCTCGTGCAAGACCTCCAGTGCGCCCTCGACCTCGACCGCCTCCTCGACATAGGCCTGGACAGCAGGCGGCATACCGGCGCGGAGGTTGGCCGGCACCGCGACCCGTAACACCTCTGTCGGATCATTTGCGATCAGCGTGGTCAGGAGCTGCTGGCGGGCAGCCGCGACGCTCAGGAAGTTGTCCAGAAGCTGCGCTTGCCCGGCAGGGCCGGCCAGTTGGTATCGAACATTGAGGGCGACGAGGGTGTGCGTCAGGCTTTCGGCAGAGGGATTCGGTTGGGAAGACGAAGGGCTGAGGGCGACGCTGGTCCCGGCCGAGACAGCAAGGACAAGACCAAGGAGTAAGAGCGTGATGATCCGGCGACCGCGGCGCACTGCCCGAGAACCGCCGTCGTTGGTAAGCCTGCGCACAGCCATGGAGACCCTCCTTTTCGGAAAGATCTCCCGCCCCTGCAGGCACGATGATCCCCCTCGTTCGGTAACCCGGCCATCCCGATGAACTCGGGATCCGTGGCTTTGCGTCCCCCGATCACTCGGGGTTTGCCTTTATCTGGAGGAGATCCTTCAGGTTGAGCCAGCTTTTAAGTAAGTGCCTATTACATTCCCGCCAGAGTAAGCATATCTTATGCCAATAATACCCGTAAGGTTCTCACCAGCATTCTCTCGAGTGCGAGGACAGCAACCGCTTATTTTTCAAATGGTCATTCATTTAGTGACTGGGCTCACTGCGAGCTTGCTCTTTACGCGCATTCTACTATACTCTTGCATCACGGGCGAGGGGAACCGCACACTGCTAAGCGGCCTCCCGGGTTCGCCGGGACAAGTTGTTGCTGTGGCCACAACATGATGTGCATCGCCCGAGGGGTGCGCACGCGCCGAGAAACGTCTTGGCACGGTAGACATTGTAGAATCCCTGGAGAACTTTCACAAACCGGGTGGGCGCCATGCCGATCGAGCGCATGACTGGTTGATGCAAGCTGTCAGGGAGCTATCACGAGCGGCTCCATCGGACACTCAACAAGGAGAACCTGCATGAAGACCGCGCTCATTACGGGGATTACCGGACAGGACGGCTCCTACCTGACCGAGCTGTTGCTCGCCAAGGGCTATACGGTCCACGGGCTGATCCGGCGGGCCAGCACCTTCCATACGCAGCGGCTCGAGCACCTCTACCAGGACCCACACGACCCTCAGGCCAGCCTCGTCCTGCACTATGGCGATCTCGCCGATTCAAGCCAACTCACAAATCTTTTCTACGAGGTCCGACCGGATGAGGTGTATCACCTGGGGGCGCAGAGCCATGTGCGGGTGAGTTTCGACATGCCGGACTACACGGGGGACATCACCGGGCTGGGTACGGTCCGCTTGCTGGAGGCGATCCGCAAGAGCGAGGTCCGGTGCCGACTTTATCAGGCGTCGAGCAGCGAGATGTTTGGGGATGCTCCGGCGCCCCAGAGCGAGCAGAGCCCCTTCCAGCCGCGCAGCCCCTATGCGGCCGCGAAGCTCTACGCCTACTGGATGGTGCGCAATTACCGGGAAGGGTACGGGCTCTTTACCTGTAACGGCATTATGTTCAACCATGAGTCGCCACGGCGGGGGGAGACCTTTGTGACGCGCAAGATTACACGGGGCGTCGCGGCGATCCTGGCAGGACGCCAACAGAAGCTGTTCCTGGGCAACCTCGACGCCAGACGCGACTGGGGCTATGCGCCGGAGTACGTCGAGGGGATGTGGCTGATGCTACAGCAGGAGGCGCCGTGCGACCTGGTCTTCGGAACGGGAGAGACGCATTCGGTGCTGGAATTTGTGGAGGAGGCCTTCGGCTATGTGGACCTGGACTGGAGGGACTACGTGGCGGAGGACCCGCGCTACCTACGCCCGACCGAGGTCCCGCTCCTGCAGGCTGATCCTTCCGAGGCCAAGCGACGGCTCGGGTGGGAGCCAGGGGTCACGTTCCGGGACCTGATCCGGATCATGCTGGACGCCGATCTGGAGGCCGCGGGCCTACCCGCGCCGGGGCACGGGAAGCAGCGCCTGACCGACGGTCGGCTCGAGTGGCTTAGGCGGCCGTGATGCAGTGGCAAGGACAGGCTTCCTCCAATACGGGAGGGGCCGCCGTCAAGTCGAAGCAGGAAACGACGCTGACGATCGAGCCAGCAAAGCAGTAGAGCTTACGCAACTAAATCTACGGTTCATCGTTCGTAAGCGCTCGGCGGTCAGCGTTCAGCCGCCAGCTTTCCTGATACGTTTCCGGTTTCGTCTGAGGCTGACCGCTGAATGCTGATTACTGAATGCTTTGCCTGAGGACCTTATCTGGGTAACGTCGGAGTGGCCACCTGCAGATCAGGGCAGCTCAGCGATTTCAGGAACGCTACCAGATCGGCTT is from Candidatus Methylomirabilis tolerans and encodes:
- a CDS encoding peptidase M11; this translates as MAVRRLTNDGGSRAVRRGRRIITLLLLGLVLAVSAGTSVALSPSSSQPNPSAESLTHTLVALNVRYQLAGPAGQAQLLDNFLSVAAARQQLLTTLIANDPTEVLRVAVPANLRAGMPPAVQAYVEEAVEVEGALEVLHEDRYQGSRYLYFLEALGERFTLHFAADAPTHLETGSQVRVTGVRVERAIALQSWGSSVQTIAAALPNTFGGQKTLVMLVNFQDKATQPYTPASAQGVMTTTSNFDLEGSFQQTWLTPVVDSGQVADVRGWYTISLLSTVCDYNTLASQAKSAATAARVNLSAYSRYVYAFPNNTGCGWWGLGSVGGNPSQAWINGSFALKVVGHEMGHNLGLWHSRAWECGTTTLGPSCSIIEYGNTVDIMGNPSSGHFNAFQKERLGWLNYGSSPPITTVSGDGTYWIDPSETLGINPKALKILKSTDLSTGKKTWYYVESRQAIGFDSFLSNNSNVLNGVVISMGSESSGNSSDLLDMTPATSSWSDPALDVGQSFSDPDSGVTIATTWASSTSAAVNVTFGPVACVQANPTVALSPSQSQWVPAGTPVVYTVSVTNNDNAGCTASDFTLQATTVPAGWAAVFAAPTLTIGPGTTASTTLQVTSPIGTSDGFYTIVVRATNSAYTNSASVTYVIVSSLTVGVTTDKPSYTRNKTVSVTAGVTANGSPVANASVAFTITKPNGAGVVTGTATTGTNGTAVYKYRLKRSDQTGPYGVTANANLNGITGSGTASFTVQ
- the gmd gene encoding GDP-mannose 4,6-dehydratase, coding for MKTALITGITGQDGSYLTELLLAKGYTVHGLIRRASTFHTQRLEHLYQDPHDPQASLVLHYGDLADSSQLTNLFYEVRPDEVYHLGAQSHVRVSFDMPDYTGDITGLGTVRLLEAIRKSEVRCRLYQASSSEMFGDAPAPQSEQSPFQPRSPYAAAKLYAYWMVRNYREGYGLFTCNGIMFNHESPRRGETFVTRKITRGVAAILAGRQQKLFLGNLDARRDWGYAPEYVEGMWLMLQQEAPCDLVFGTGETHSVLEFVEEAFGYVDLDWRDYVAEDPRYLRPTEVPLLQADPSEAKRRLGWEPGVTFRDLIRIMLDADLEAAGLPAPGHGKQRLTDGRLEWLRRP